Proteins encoded in a region of the Rutidosis leptorrhynchoides isolate AG116_Rl617_1_P2 chromosome 9, CSIRO_AGI_Rlap_v1, whole genome shotgun sequence genome:
- the LOC139867257 gene encoding protein SIEVE ELEMENT OCCLUSION B-like, which translates to MGPNHHLNHNSMTHAINEPPVHNPTHQQLSRNVRNSIFSASDDDVIMRQVLGTHLPDGTDVDVKPLLNIVEDILHHSTINADPISSDTDTNGDKLDVKSHHTNVVVILNSLSHIIDKLASEMALKCLTGEDGHTTSLALFHTVGNFHWDAKLVLTLAAFALNYGEFWLLAQIYSSNQLAKSMAILKQVPTIMEHTAPLKPRFDALNKLIHSVLELTNCIVQFKDLPSMYITPDNPAMASAVNTIPTAVYWNVRGIITCAAQVATLTSMGHEYGIASTELKSWELSTLTLKINHIHEFLKKQLESCRVVVGDKKETEFRRSFSHLFETIHIDNMKILKVLISPKDDIQPLFDGSNQKRVSLEMLRRRNVLLLISGLEMSPDELSILDEIYNESRTQGTITGPPYEVVWVPIVDPAVQYNDAMHKKFEEMRNRMPWFSVYHPSIIDKAVIRSIGDRWHFRNKPILVVLDPQGRELSPNAIHMMWIWGTNAFPFTSNKEELLWRDETWRLELLVSGMDPTILNWIKDDKYIILYGGDDIEWIRKFTNTARAMAKAARIPLEIIYVGKSKKKEKVRKTISTISIEKLSYFWQQSTLMWFFWARLESMLYSKIQLNKADDHQDIMMQQIKKLLSYDKDGSWALLSKGSKILTNGHGTTMMQAQVDFDLWKEDISSKGFDVAFTEYHDKLHVAANNCCRFEFAIGAGRIPESMTCPECHRSMEKYISFSCCHDQTGLLEPY; encoded by the exons ATGGGTCCAAACCACCATCTGAACCATAACTCAATGACTCATGCTATAAATGAGCCACCTGTACACAATCCGACACACCAGCAGCTGAGCAGAAACGTTCGAAATTCCATTTTCAGTGCGTCAGATGATGATGTCATTATGAGGCAAGTTCTTGGGACCCATCTACCTGATGGCACCGATGTCGATGTCAAACCTCTTCTCAACATTGTTGAAGATATCCTGCATCATTCTACCATCAACGCTGATCCAATTTCATCG GATACTGATACAAACGGAGACAAACTGGACGTTAAATCCCATCACACCAACGTCGTTGTCATACTCAATTCACTGTCTCATATCATTGACAAACTCGCAAGCGAG ATGGCGTTAAAGTGTTTAACGGGTGAGGATGGACACACGACATCCCTTGCACTTTTCCACACGGTCGGAAACTTTCACTGGGACGCAAAACTGGTGCTAACTCTAGCCGCTTTTGCGCTCAACTACGGTGAGTTTTGGTTGCTGGCTCAAATCTACTCATCGAACCAACTTGCTAAATCGATGGCGATTCTTAAACAAGTTCCAACAATCATGGAACATACGGCTCCATTGAAACCTCGATTCGATGCTCTTAACAAACTCATCCACTCCGTTTTGGAACTCACGAATTGCATCGTTCAATTTAAGGATCTTCCGTCTATGTACATAACTCCTGATAATCCAGCCATGGCGTCTGCAGTAAATACGATTCCTACTGCTGTTTACTGGAACGTTAGAGGCATCATTACTTGCGCTGCACAAGTTGCTACCTTGACTAGCATGGGCCACGA GTATGGGATTGCATCAACGGAGCTGAAATCGTGGGAATTATCGACCTTAACTCTAAAGATCAATCACATACATGAATTTCTCAAGAAACAACTTGAAAGTTGTCGTGTTGTTGTTG GAGACAAAAAAGAAACTGAATTCAGGAGGTCTTTCAGTCACCTGTTTGAAACAATTCATATTGATAACATGAAAATACTCAAAGTCCTGATTAGTCCTAAGGATGATATACAACCACTCTTTGATGGATCTAATCAGAAGAGG GTTAGCCTTGAAATGCTGAGGAGGAGGAATGTATTGTTACTGATATCAGGGCTCGAAATGTCTCCCGACGAGCTTTCAATCCTCGATGAGATCTACAACGAGTCTCGTACTCAGGGAACAATAACGGGACCACCTTATGAGGTGGTATGGGTCCCCATTGTCGACCCGGCAGTACAGTACAACGATGCAATGCACAAGAAATTCGAGGAGATGAGAAACCGAATGCCATGGTTCTCGGTCTACCACCCTTCTATCATTGATAAGGCGGTTATAAGGTCCATTGGAGACAGGTGGCATTTTAGGAACAAACCGATTTTAGTAGTGTTGGACCCACAAGGACGGGAGTTGAGCCCGAATGCCATACACATGATGTGGATTTGGGGGACGAATGCTTTTCCGTTCACCAGCAATAAAGAGGAACTATTGTGGCGAGATGAGACTTGGCGGCTCGAGTTGCTAGTGAGTGGCATGGACCCGACGATACTAAACTGG ATAAAAGACGACAAATACATAATCTTATACGGAGGGGACGATATTGAGTGGATTCGCAAGTTCACCAACACAGCACGCGCTATGGCAAAAGCTGCACGCATTCCATTAGAGATTATATACGTCGGAAAAAGCAAGAAAAAGGAAAAAGTGCGTAAAACGATTTCCACAATTAGTATCGAAAAACTTAGCTACTTCTGGCAACAAAGTACTCTGATGTGGTTCTTTTGGGCGCGACTAGAAAGCATGTTGTACTCCAAGATACAACTAAACAAAGCCGATGATCATCAAGACATCATGATGCAACAAATCAAAAAACTACTTAGTTACGATAAAGACGGATCATGGGCGTTGTTGTCTAAAGGATCGAAGATTCTAACTAACGGACATGGAACCACGATGATGCAAGCGCAAGTTGACTTTGACTTGTGGAAGGAAGATATTTCGTCGAAAGGTTTTGATGTGGCGTTTACTGAGTACCACGATAAGCTTCATGTGGCGGCGAACAATTGTTGTCGTTTCGAGTTTGCGATAGGTGCAGGTAGGATCCCTGAAAGTATGACGTGCCCCGAGTGTCATCGTTCAATGGAGAAATACATATCTTTTAGTTGTTGCCATGATCAGACTGGGCTGCTTGAACCTTATTAA
- the LOC139866089 gene encoding phosphoglucan phosphatase DSP4, amyloplastic-like — protein sequence MNCLQNLPRSSSILPSRSFRVQSAIQPCFVNLTKIHYEKRIITVAHRNSSSVKATPRSTSDIDMEDAKDSEEISDIYSNNMTEAMGAVLTYRHELGMNYDFISPDLIVGSCLQTPADVDKLRSIGVKTIYCLQQNSDLEYFSVDIGAIREYASTFNDIEHIRAEIRDFDAFDLRLRLPYVISKLHKAVKRNGGITYIHCTAGLGRAPATALAYMFWVQGYKLKDAVTFLLSKRSCFPKVDAIKSATADILTGLKRKQVTLTWKGEEFTTVEISGLDIGWGQRIPLIYDENQGSWVLQRDLPEGRYEYKYIVDGEWLTNQYELLTPVDKDGNVNNYIQVSDNDPESLSTALWERLGSDDFDLTTNEREIILQFLNECPDEE from the exons ATGAATTGTCTTCAAAATCTCCCTAG ATCGTCTTCAATTTTGCCTTCACGGAGCTTCAGAGTTCAATCTGCAATTCAACCGTGCTTCGTTAACTTGACG AAAATTCATTATGAAAAGCGGATTATAACTGTTGCTCACCGAAATAGTTCATCTGTTAAG GCAACACCTAGATCAACGTCTGATATCGACATGGAAGATGCCAAAGATAGTGAGGAGATATCTGATATATACAGTAATAACATGACTGAAGCAATGGGTGCTG TCTTGACGTATAGGCATGAATTAGGAATGAACTACGACTTCATTTCTCCAGATTTAATCGTTGGATCATGTCTGCAG ACTCCTGCAGATGTTGACAAGCTTCGGAGTATCGGAGTGAAAACCATTTATTGTTTGCAACAAAATTCAGATCTCGA ATACTTTAGTGTTGACATAGGTGCAATTCGTGAATATGCCAGTACGTTCAATGACATTGAACATATACGTGCAGAAATAAG GGACTTTGATGCGTTTGATTTGCGGTTACGTCTTCCATATGTGATAAGCAAATTGCACAAAGCCGTAAAACGAAATGGGGGAATAACGTATATACATTGTACAGCCGGACTTGGAAGAGCACCTGCAACTGCG TTGGCATACATGTTCTGGGTTCAAGGTTATAAGCTAAAGGATGCAGTTACTTTTCTACTG AGTAAGCGTTCATGTTTTCCCAAAGTGGATGCTATAAAAAGTGCCACGGCCGATATT CTTACAGGCCTAAAAAGGAAACAAGTCACGCTGACATGGAAGGGCGAAGAATTTACTACAGTGGAAATATCTGGACTCGATATTGGATGGGGTCAG AGAATTCCTCTGATATATGACGAGAATCAAGGTTCATGGGTTCTCCAGAGAGATCTGCCG GAAGGGCGTTATGAGTACAAGTACATTGTGGATGGTGAATGGCTGACGAATCAATATGAACTTCTTACTCCTGTTGACAAGGATGGCAACGTTAACAACTACATCCAG GTAAGTGATAATGACCCAGAGAGTCTAAGCACTGCACTATGGGAGAGATTAGGTTCTGATGATTTTGATCTAACCACAAACGAGCGAGAGATCATATTGCAGTTTCTTAACGAGTGTCCGGATGAAGAGTAA